The sequence GGTGAGCCGAGCGTACGTGTGGAGCCTGCGTTAGCCACAGCCAGTGAAGGAATGGACGCCTCAGTCCTCCCCGCCGCCCTCCCCCTTTCGAGCGGAGCGGGGGCCGAGCGGGTGAAGCGGGCCCTGGAGCTCGCCGCTATGGGTTTTAGATCGGACGCCGAGCGAGAGCTAGCGCTGGCCGAGGTGGCGCTTCCAAACGCCGGGGCCGGCGGGCGTGCTGCCGCGTTCTCCCTGGGCGCGCTCTACCACCGGGCGGGGCTCTACGAGCTTGCCATCCGGAGGCTCAACGGCCCATTCGCAGCCATGGCCCCCGAAGAGGTCCTCAGGCTCGAACGACGCTTCTGGGAGCTCTACTATCCTCGGCCCTATCTGGAGATGGTCGAGCGGGCCAGCGCCGAGAACGGACTTGAGCCTGCCCTCGTGCTGGGCCTAATCCGCCAAGAGAGCGCCTTCAGGGCCGGGGCCGTCTCTCCCGCCGGCGCGGTGGGTCTCATGCAGTTGCTGCCCCGCCGCGGCGAGGCGGTAGCAGAAGCGCTGCTCGATCCCGAGGTCAACGTGGCCCTGGGAACGATGCACCTGGCCCGGCTCATCGAGCGCTACGATGGTCGTCTCATCGACGTCCTCGTCGCCTACAACGCGGGGGTCAAGCGGCTCGAGCGGTGGCGGGGGCGCTTTAAAGGATTGGAGGAAGATGAGTTTATCGAGGCCATCCCCTTCTCGGAGACCCGCACCTATGTTAAGCGAGTCCTTCGAAACGCCGCTCTCTACCGGATGCTCTACCCAGACTAGACATCCTGATTTCCCGGTTTTTTTGATCTTTCCATGGGTTTTTCGCCTAATTGCTTATTAACATTCCTAGTGACCGATCACGCTCCTGCTTGCGTTGACACCCCTGAGGGGCCGGTCTATCATGAAAACCGAAGGACCATGGGCCGGGCACACAGAGGCGGCGAAAGGTCAACTCAGGCGGGGACTTACTGCCGCGCTAAGCAATGAAATAGGGGACGAACCTCGTCCGGCGCTTCCTGGGAGAACCCATGCGCCCAACCATTGGTATCACGGCGGACTATGCTCCCACCGGCCACGAGGAGATCGGGGAGCCGGGCAAGCCGTTCCACTTCGCCAAAGACGATCTTGTGCGGGCTGTGGCATCGGCGGGGGGCGTTCCTTTTCTCGTTCCCTGCTCGGCCGACGAGAGAGTGATGAAGGTCTACCTTGAGGCGCTTGATGGGCTCATCTTTTCCGGGTCGGGGGCCGACATCGACCCTATCCACTATGGCGAAGATCCCCACCCGGCCCTGGGACGGCCCAACCCCGACCGGTTGGAATTTGAGCTCAAGCTCGCCCGCCTGGCCCTCGATGGAAACCTCCCGCTGTTGGGGCTTTGCGGTGGGCTCCAGACCCTCAACGTGGCCGCCGCCGGCACCCTTTACCAGGACATTTCCAGCCAGCTGCCCGGAGCAATTCAGCACAGGGCCGAGAGCCCGCCTTCAAATCCCGCCCACCCGGTGAGCCTGGATGAGGGGAGCCGCCTGCAAAGCATCGTAGGCAGGTCGACACTTCAGGTCAACTCGACCCACCACCAGTCGGTCAAGGAAGTGGGGGCTGCGTTCGCCGTCTGCGCAGTCGCCCCCGACGGGGTGGTGGAGGCGGTGGAGGCGCCGGGAGAGCGATTCGTCCTAGGCCTCCAGTGGCACCCTGAGTACCTGGCCGCCGCGTGCCCGTCCAGCCGGGCAATCTTCAAGGCCTTCGTGGACGCTGCCCGGGCACATGCGGGGCGCTAGGGTGATGTTGCTAGATGGAAGGGGACTCAGCTGAGTCCGAGCTGGGCCTCGACGTCGCTTAAGTCATCGTCGGGAGGCGCGGCGAAGCGGCCCTTGGCGGCCAGCACCCGCCCGCATGCTTCCCGCAGGCGCTCCTCGCTGAGGTCGCCGCCTCTAACCGCCTCCAGGAGGGCTCCGTGCATCCGAGGGGCGGCATCTTCGGTCCCACAGACCAGGGCTACGTCACAGCCCGCCCGCAGGGACTTGACGGCGGCCTCCTCGCAAGCGTGCTCGTCGGCCACGGCCCTCATATCGAGATCATCGGTGATGACGCACCCCTCGTAGCCGAGCTCGTCCCTGAGGATCCCCTCGATGATGGGCCGGCTGAAAGGGGCCACCTCCTCTCGGTCGATGTGGGGCATTAGGATGTGGGCCGACATTATGGCGGCCACTCCCGCCTCGGCGGCAGCCCGGAAAGGCACCAGCTCCACGGCCTCGAGCCGCTCTCGTTCGTGGGTGACCACGGGGAGGACCTGGTGGCTGTCGGTGGATGTGTCGCCGTGGCCCGGGAAGTGCTTTCCGCACCCTGCGCACCCAGCCCCCTGCAGGCCATCGATGTAGGCCGCCCCGAAACGGGCGCACTCATGCGGGTCGTTCGAGAAGGCGCGCTCAGCGATGACGGGGTTTGCGGGGTTGGAGTTGACGTCGAGGACCGGGGCCATGTTCATGTTTATGCCAACGCAGCGTAGCTCCCGGCCCACCTGGCGGGCGAGGCGCGAGACGGCCTCCTCGCCGCCCTGGGCTAGCTCTTCGGCGGGGGGCGGAACTGTGAAGGGCTCTGAAAGCCTGACGACCCAGCCGCCTTCCTGATCAACCGCGATCCAGAGAGGCAGGGCTCCGGGCGCCTCGGCGGCGGCCGCCTGGAGCTCCCGACAGAGGCTTCGAACCTGGGCCGGCTCGCCAACGTTTTGCTCGAATAGGATGATGCCGCCCACATGTCCCTTGGCAATCCAGCCCAAAAATTCATCTGGCGGCTCGGTTCCTGGAAAGCCAACCATCAGGCACTGGCCGGCGACCACCTCCAGGGGGAGCTCCCTGGGGGAGAGAGGTGTTGGCGCCATTGCTCATGACCTCCTCTGCTTATTCATACGCCATCGTATAGCAATAGTATAGGGGTAAGGCGTTTCGGAGGCAAAAAGGGCGTGGACAAGCTCCGGCCAAGGATGTTATTTTATAGAGGCTTTTGAGACATTTGGAGCGGAGCCACCATGGTATTAGAGACGGGCAAGCGGGTGCTGGCCGCCGAGGGCCAGGCGATCCTCAACCTCATCGAAAGGCTGGATGAGCGCTTCGTCCAGGCCGTGGAGATGCTGAGCGAGTGCCGCGGCCGGCTGGTCATCACGGGCATGGGCAAGAGCGGCGTCATTGCCAAGAAAATCGCCTCGACGATGGCCAGCGGCGGCGTACCCTCGCTCTTTCTTCATCCTGCCGAGGGAGTCCACGGCGATCTGGGGATGATCGCCGCCGGTGACGTGGTCGTGGCGCTCTCCAACACCGGAGAGACCGAGGAGCTCGTGGCGCTTTTGCCATACATCAAGCGCCTCGGGATTGGGCTCATCGCCCTGACAGGCAACCTCGCCTCTACACTGGCCCGCCGGGCCGACGTCGTTCTCGATGTGAGCGTGGAGGCTGAGGCATGTGATATTGGACCCATGCCGACCGTTTCCACCACAGCGGCCCTGGCAATGGGAGATGCCCTGGCGGTGGCCTTGATCGAGAAGAAGGGATTTCGCCAGGACGACTTCGCTATCCTCCACCCGGCCGCAGGCCTGGGACGCCGCCTCCTGACCGTAGGCGAGCTCATGCACACCGGCGATGCCATCCCGCGGGTCCTCGATTCCACCCCCTTAAAAGACATCATCTACGAAATCTCGTCTAAGAAGCTCGGTACGACGACAGTCGTCAGCAAAGAGGGCGAGCTCCTGGGCATCATCACCGACGGGGACCTGAGAAGGCTGATGGAGGCCCGAGACGACCTCCAATTGGTAGTGGCGAAGGAGTTCATGACTCTTCATCCCAAGGTCATCGACAGAGACGCGCTGGTCACCCGCGCCCTCAAGGTCATGGAGGACCACACCATCACGTCCCTCCTCATCGTCGACGAGGCCCACCGCTTAGAGGGCCTCATCCACCTCCACGACATTCTCAAGGCGGGAATCGTCTGACTATGCCCCACGAGCGCGCCGCAGCAACCCGCTGCATCGTGATGGATGTGGACGGGGTACTAACGGACGGCCGCATCATCTTCGCCACCGACGGAACCGAGCTCAAGTGCTTCGACGTCAAAGACGGCCACGGCATCGTGTTGGCCCACCGAGCGGGGCTGGAGACGGTTTTGATTACGGGGCGGCGCTCAGCCGTCGTGGAGCGGCGGGCCGAAGAGCTCGGCATCAAGCGGGTCTACCAGAAGATCTGGGACAAGGTTGCCAAATACGAGGAGGTGCGGGCCGAGCTTGGACTGGAAGACGCGGAGGTGGCCTTCATCGGTGACGACGTGGTGGACGTACCATTGCTTCGGCGGGTTGGCCTGGCTATCGCCGTGGCCGACGCCCACGACGCGGTCAAGGCAGTGGCCCACTACGTGACTCACCGGCAAGGGGGCCGGGGAGCGGTGCGCGAGGCCATCGAGTTCATCCTCAAGGCCCAGGGCCGGTGGGCCGAGGCCGTGGCCAAGTACGGCCTGGGCCAAGACGATTGACCCAGGTCTCTCCAGCACGTATAATTCAAAGGTCTTGAGCGGTGCCTACATCACAAACCCACCGAGCACCGACAAGGAATTCATAATAGAAGGATTGAGGCGTGCCCGTGTTTACGAAGGTTTTGGTGGCCAATCGGGGAGAGATCGCCGTTCGGCTGATTCGGGCCCTACGGGAGATGGAGATCGAGTCGGTGGCCATCTACTCGGAGGCGGACCGCGATGCCCTGCACGTCCGGATTGCCGATGAGGCGTACTGTGTGGGTCCTCCGGCGTCGGGCGAGAGCTACCTGGTCGGAGATCGGATTGTTGAGGTGGCTTCCTCCTCAGGAGCCGAAGCAATCCACCCGGGCTACGGGTTTCTGGCCGAGAATGCCGCATTTGCCAATATGGTGGAGGAGGCGGGGCTAGCCTGGATTGGCCCTCCTCCATCGGCCATAGAGCTGATGGGCAGCAAGCTGGCGAGCCGCAAAGCGGCCATGGATGCAGGTCTTCCCACTATCCCCGGCAGCGAAGCCTCGCTGGAGGAGGAGGCTGCGGTGGCGGCGGAGGCCGAGCGGCTCGGCTATCCGGTCCTGCTGAAGGCCGACTTCGGCGGTGGCGGCAAGGGGATGCGCGTCGTCGCCTCCGAAGAAGAGCTCTCAAGTGCTCTCAGGGCGGCCAGGAGTGAAGCGGCCAGCGCCTTTGGCGACCCGGCGATCTACGTGGAGAGGGCCATCGCCGCTCCGCGCCACATCGAGAT comes from Nitrospinota bacterium and encodes:
- a CDS encoding gamma-glutamyl-gamma-aminobutyrate hydrolase family protein, which codes for MRPTIGITADYAPTGHEEIGEPGKPFHFAKDDLVRAVASAGGVPFLVPCSADERVMKVYLEALDGLIFSGSGADIDPIHYGEDPHPALGRPNPDRLEFELKLARLALDGNLPLLGLCGGLQTLNVAAAGTLYQDISSQLPGAIQHRAESPPSNPAHPVSLDEGSRLQSIVGRSTLQVNSTHHQSVKEVGAAFAVCAVAPDGVVEAVEAPGERFVLGLQWHPEYLAAACPSSRAIFKAFVDAARAHAGR
- the nagZ gene encoding beta-N-acetylhexosaminidase, with amino-acid sequence MAPTPLSPRELPLEVVAGQCLMVGFPGTEPPDEFLGWIAKGHVGGIILFEQNVGEPAQVRSLCRELQAAAAEAPGALPLWIAVDQEGGWVVRLSEPFTVPPPAEELAQGGEEAVSRLARQVGRELRCVGINMNMAPVLDVNSNPANPVIAERAFSNDPHECARFGAAYIDGLQGAGCAGCGKHFPGHGDTSTDSHQVLPVVTHERERLEAVELVPFRAAAEAGVAAIMSAHILMPHIDREEVAPFSRPIIEGILRDELGYEGCVITDDLDMRAVADEHACEEAAVKSLRAGCDVALVCGTEDAAPRMHGALLEAVRGGDLSEERLREACGRVLAAKGRFAAPPDDDLSDVEAQLGLS
- a CDS encoding KpsF/GutQ family sugar-phosphate isomerase produces the protein MVLETGKRVLAAEGQAILNLIERLDERFVQAVEMLSECRGRLVITGMGKSGVIAKKIASTMASGGVPSLFLHPAEGVHGDLGMIAAGDVVVALSNTGETEELVALLPYIKRLGIGLIALTGNLASTLARRADVVLDVSVEAEACDIGPMPTVSTTAALAMGDALAVALIEKKGFRQDDFAILHPAAGLGRRLLTVGELMHTGDAIPRVLDSTPLKDIIYEISSKKLGTTTVVSKEGELLGIITDGDLRRLMEARDDLQLVVAKEFMTLHPKVIDRDALVTRALKVMEDHTITSLLIVDEAHRLEGLIHLHDILKAGIV
- a CDS encoding HAD hydrolase family protein translates to MPHERAAATRCIVMDVDGVLTDGRIIFATDGTELKCFDVKDGHGIVLAHRAGLETVLITGRRSAVVERRAEELGIKRVYQKIWDKVAKYEEVRAELGLEDAEVAFIGDDVVDVPLLRRVGLAIAVADAHDAVKAVAHYVTHRQGGRGAVREAIEFILKAQGRWAEAVAKYGLGQDD